The nucleotide sequence GGTAAAACTCTGCTCTCAATTTCGCTTAAAATAGCCGGAAAGAAAAACCGAGAAGAAGCGCTTATCCCGCCGCCAATAATCACCGCTTCAGGGGTTAAAACATAAAGAAAATTAGCGATTCCCACTCCTAAAATCCGCCCATATTGCCGCCAAAAAGCCAAAGCATCCGGATCGCCTTCTTGTGCCAACTTTCCTAACTCAATAGGTTCTTTCCCCGTCTGTCGTCGAATCGCCCCTATACAGGCATATTGTTCTAAAGAACCCTGATTTCCACTATTACAAGGAGGTCCATCAGGATTTAAACTAATTAACCCCAATTCTGCGGCTGCCCCTCCAGAACCAGTAAATAACTTACCATCCAGGATAATCGCGCCGCCTACCCCCGTACCTAACGTTAACAAAATCAAATTTTTAAAGGGTCTACCAGCGCCTAACCAAGCTTCTCCTAAACCCGCACAATTAGCATCATTAGCCAGAATAGTAGGTAAATTCGTTTCCTTTTCTAACCAGTCTGCCAGGGGAACATCTCGCCAACCGGATAAATTAATGGCTACTTTAGCAATTCTACCGGCAGCATCCGCAGGCCCCGGCGTTCCTAACCCGATGGCAAGACAATTATTGTCTCTATTGAGTTGCTTAACCGCAGTCACAATACTTTCTAAAACAGCTTGAGGGGTAGCAGGTTGAGGAGTCGGAATAGTGATAGATTCAGTTGCAGTTCCATCAGGGAGGAAAGTACCTAATTTAATGGCAGTTCCCCCTAAATCAATACCGATAACAGCTTGGTTAGTCATTAGTTATTAGTTATTAGTTATTAGTTATTAGTCAATGATTATTGGTGATGGGGCCATTAGTCAATCTTTTTAGAATTTAGCCCGCGCAGGCGGATTTCGTTAGTATTGCTTCACCATCTGCGGCTATAGAACTAATGACTATTGACTAATGACTATTGACTATTGACTATTGACTAATAATTTTTTGATACTCTTGTTCAGTATAGAGATCGCGGGTACTTTCAAGACGGTC is from Gloeothece verrucosa PCC 7822 and encodes:
- a CDS encoding ROK family protein, translating into MTNQAVIGIDLGGTAIKLGTFLPDGTATESITIPTPQPATPQAVLESIVTAVKQLNRDNNCLAIGLGTPGPADAAGRIAKVAINLSGWRDVPLADWLEKETNLPTILANDANCAGLGEAWLGAGRPFKNLILLTLGTGVGGAIILDGKLFTGSGGAAAELGLISLNPDGPPCNSGNQGSLEQYACIGAIRRQTGKEPIELGKLAQEGDPDALAFWRQYGRILGVGIANFLYVLTPEAVIIGGGISASSRFFFPAILSEIESRVLPICREGLQLLEAQLGNNAGMVGAARLAWQNLVGES